The stretch of DNA GTCGGGGCATGGGCACGTTTCCATCGCGGCCCCGGAGGCCTTGCTCCTGGCCATCCGGGTGGGTCCGGAGACCGCCGCCCTGGAAGTCGACCGCGTCGAGGACCGCATCGAAGCGGTGGTCCGGCCGCCATCCGGCCTCGTGGCGGCCCTGCCGGGGGTGGCAGGCACGACCCTTCTCGGCGACGGCCGCGTGTTGCTCGTGCTCGACCCCGTTTCCCTGCTCGCGGCCGAGCCGACGGTGGACCAGATGGCTCGGGAGCAAAGGTGATGGCCGTCGTACGCCGGACCGACGCCGGGTCGGGAGCGCCCATACGCCTGGAAGGGGTCTGCCCGGTCGAGGACGCCGAGACGCTCGCCCTGCTCATCCTCGAAGACCGCGCCGCCTCGGTGGACTGGACCGCCTGCACCCGCATGCACACAGCGGTGTATCAAGTCCTGCTCCGGCTGCAGCCCAGCGTGCGAGGAACTTGCGGCGACCCGTTCGTCGAGCGTTGGCTGACCCCGTTCCGGCCAGGATAAAGTGGCGTCTCTGACACTTACGGCTTTGCCCAGCGACGACCCAAGCGCATAAAGGATCTTCCCGCCACGCATCCGAGCGTATCGCGCGCAATCCAACCAGCATCGCTCTCCATGCCGACCAGCGTCCTCATCGTCGACGACAGCAAGCTCGCGCGCCTCGTGGTCGCCAAGCTCCTGCGCCAGCTCAGGCCGGACTGGGAGGTGGTGGAGGCGGCCAACGCCGACCTGGCGATGTCCGTCATGGGGGACCGTCCGGTCGACGTGGCGCTCCTCGACTTCAACATGCCCGGAAAGGACGGCCTCGAACTCGCCGCGGACCTGCGCGCGGCGAAACCCAACATGCCCATCGCCGTCGTTTCGGCCAACATCCAGGACGAGATCATCGCGCGCGCCCGCAGCGTCGACGCCACCTTCCTTGCGAAGCCGCTCACCGAGGAGGCGCTCGCCGGGTTCCTGTCGGGTGCCGCGCTCAGGCTGCGCAGGGCGGCGTCGTGACGTCAGCCACAGTCGATCTCACCGAACTGCAGCGCGACGCCTTCACCGAGCTCGTCAACATCGGCGTCAGCAAGGCCGCCGCCAGCCTACGCAAGATGATCGGCGTTCAGGTGCTGCTGTCGGTGCCGGCCGTGGAGATCGTGTCCCGGGCCGAGGCCGCGCGCATGATCGGGGAGCGGGAGGCGTCCGAGCTCGTCGTCATTCAGCAGGATTTCACCGGCGCCTTCGCCGGCCGCGCCCTCCTGATCTTCCCGCAGG from Methylobacterium sp. PvR107 encodes:
- a CDS encoding response regulator transcription factor translates to MPTSVLIVDDSKLARLVVAKLLRQLRPDWEVVEAANADLAMSVMGDRPVDVALLDFNMPGKDGLELAADLRAAKPNMPIAVVSANIQDEIIARARSVDATFLAKPLTEEALAGFLSGAALRLRRAAS